One Microbacterium esteraromaticum genomic window carries:
- a CDS encoding multidrug transporter: MADSTHDPDGMTQKQKLRDQFLRAEHSTEADAAPRIEVSEHDGNVRIDIADTAAVRPGPGPGVDDPESDS; this comes from the coding sequence ATGGCCGACAGCACTCACGACCCAGACGGCATGACCCAGAAGCAGAAGCTCCGCGACCAGTTCCTCCGCGCAGAGCATTCGACCGAGGCCGACGCGGCGCCGCGCATCGAGGTGTCGGAACACGACGGCAACGTGCGGATCGACATCGCCGACACCGCGGCGGTCCGGCCTGGCCCCGGACCCGGCGTCGACGATCCCGAGAGTGACTCCTGA
- a CDS encoding sodium-dependent transporter, which produces MANATTQTSKREAFGSRNVFILSAIGSAVGLGNIWRFPYVAYEGGGGAFLIPYLCALLTAGIPLLFFDYAIGHRFRGSAPLAFRRMSRAAEPLGWWQVLICVVIATYYAVIIAWAAMYTWFSAQITWGKGNEQDYFFSDFLQMGDVSTGLSTEFVPQVGVPLIGVWLVVIIIMALGVKRGIGAANMILMPLLTLMFATLVVQSLFLPGAMDGLTAFFTPNWEALADPGVWASAYGHIFFSLSVAFGIMVTYSSYLKRKTDLTGSGMVVAFANSSFEILAGIGVFAALGFMAAAQGVEVSGVASSGIGLAFIAFPTIVSNAAGGPIIGVLFFGALVFAGVTSLVSVLEVVVAALQDKLGWGRVRTTLVVSIPVALISVAFFSTTTALAVLDTTDAFVNAFGIMAVALVAVVFVAWILHKLPVLRDHLNKRSSFRLGWIWMLLVGALAPVVLGYLLYNEIVAKAEAPYGDYPDWFLAIFGWGMVIALVVLAVLLTLLPWSSRSHAKRDPDYDEFLVEENYEPDAETGSIALPGETAKGARS; this is translated from the coding sequence ATGGCGAACGCAACGACGCAGACCAGCAAGCGCGAGGCCTTCGGCTCCCGCAACGTCTTCATCCTGTCGGCGATCGGATCTGCCGTCGGGCTGGGCAACATCTGGCGCTTCCCGTACGTGGCGTACGAGGGCGGCGGCGGGGCGTTCCTGATCCCGTACCTCTGCGCTCTGCTGACCGCAGGCATCCCGCTCCTCTTCTTCGACTACGCGATCGGGCACCGCTTCCGCGGTTCGGCACCTCTCGCGTTCCGCCGCATGAGTCGGGCGGCCGAGCCCCTCGGATGGTGGCAGGTGCTCATCTGCGTCGTGATCGCCACCTACTACGCGGTGATCATCGCGTGGGCTGCGATGTACACCTGGTTCTCGGCGCAGATCACCTGGGGCAAGGGAAACGAGCAGGACTACTTCTTCTCCGACTTCCTGCAGATGGGGGATGTCAGCACCGGACTCTCGACCGAGTTCGTGCCGCAGGTCGGAGTCCCGCTGATCGGCGTCTGGCTGGTGGTCATCATCATCATGGCGCTGGGCGTCAAGCGGGGGATCGGCGCAGCGAACATGATCCTGATGCCGCTGCTCACCCTCATGTTCGCCACCCTCGTGGTGCAGTCGCTGTTCCTGCCCGGCGCGATGGACGGCCTGACGGCGTTCTTCACCCCGAACTGGGAGGCGCTCGCCGACCCTGGCGTCTGGGCATCCGCCTACGGCCACATCTTCTTCTCGCTCTCCGTCGCCTTCGGCATCATGGTGACCTACTCGTCGTACCTGAAGCGGAAGACGGATCTGACCGGGTCGGGCATGGTCGTCGCCTTCGCGAACTCGAGCTTCGAGATCCTCGCCGGCATCGGCGTGTTCGCCGCGCTCGGCTTCATGGCCGCGGCGCAGGGCGTCGAGGTCTCGGGCGTCGCCTCGTCGGGCATCGGACTGGCATTCATCGCCTTCCCGACGATCGTGTCGAATGCGGCCGGCGGTCCGATCATCGGCGTGCTGTTCTTCGGAGCGCTGGTGTTCGCCGGAGTGACCTCCCTCGTCTCGGTGCTCGAGGTCGTCGTCGCCGCCCTGCAGGACAAGCTGGGCTGGGGGCGTGTGCGCACGACTCTGGTCGTCTCGATCCCCGTGGCGTTGATCTCGGTCGCGTTCTTCTCGACCACGACCGCTCTCGCGGTGCTCGACACGACCGACGCATTCGTCAATGCCTTCGGCATCATGGCGGTGGCCCTTGTCGCCGTGGTGTTCGTCGCGTGGATCCTGCACAAGCTGCCGGTGCTGCGCGACCACCTCAACAAGCGCTCCAGCTTCAGGCTCGGGTGGATCTGGATGCTGCTGGTCGGCGCTCTCGCACCGGTCGTGCTCGGCTACCTGCTCTACAACGAGATCGTCGCGAAGGCCGAGGCGCCGTACGGCGACTACCCGGACTGGTTCCTCGCCATCTTCGGCTGGGGGATGGTGATCGCCCTCGTCGTGCTGGCGGTCCTGCTGACGCTGCTGCCGTGGAGCAGTCGCTCGCACGCCAAGCGGGATCCCGATTACGACGAGTTCCTCGTCGAGGAGAACTACGAACCGGATGCCGAGACCGGCAGCATCGCACTGCCGGGTGAGACTGCGAAGGGAGCACGCTCATGA
- a CDS encoding methionine/alanine import family NSS transporter small subunit: protein MTTTAIIMMIVAMVTVWGGLALAIVNLARHPEVAEDEPAPPVEL from the coding sequence ATGACCACGACCGCCATCATCATGATGATCGTCGCGATGGTCACCGTGTGGGGAGGCCTCGCCCTCGCCATCGTGAACCTCGCGCGTCACCCCGAGGTCGCCGAGGACGAGCCGGCTCCGCCCGTCGAGCTGTAG